gccctGTATATAAACTTAGTGAGCTTTTCTCAACCCTCAAAACTCACAGTTCAGAGTCTAAAAGAAAAGATGTCCAAAAAATGTCAGGGCCAAATTGTCAGCTACTTAACACAGAGGAATTCTCTTGGTTGCTTAGCCTCTGATTATATAAGTGGGGATATGCTGGTATTGAAACTAGTGAGTGTCAGTATCCTTTATACCCACTCTCCTCTGTGGTCTTGGTCCCTTGAGGTCGTGTTATGTTATAGAGGCCAGTTAGTGGATCAGAGGTGTAGGAGGCAGTGCTTTCAACTGTGTGCGAGAGGGCAATAGTGCATGAAATGTAATGTATGGAACTGTAAACCTTCCTCAAAGAGTTGCACGCAAGCAGGGGCAGACTTAGTGATTTGGAGGCTCCAGGCAGAGTCCAGTCTGAGGTCTGACATGCCATGCTCgttttggccagacagcatcagacacaTGGTCTCTGCCTCAACGACTACGGCAGTATTATCAGCAGCACCTGTCTTTTTACTGAAGAAATTAGTTAAACAAAAATATCAGCTTACCtaagttattttttttttaaattatgcccAGCTCACCCTTGATACAATATGAGGCCTCAGGCAATTGCCTCTTCTACCTAATGGTACACCAACCGCTGCACACAAGGGCTCCACTGTTGACCATGAAGGAGATCAGAGTTGTTCAGAAGACTGTGATTATATCAGAActtactgtctgtgtttaaatGTGTATTTAAAATAGGTACAAACATTAACACAGAGTACTAattgtgcctgatgttctccttATAATAGTTGCATCACTTGTAGCTTTGCAGTTGTTTGTCGGTGTATCCTTGCAGGAAAAGACAACACAATTTCAAAAGCTCACACAGATGTCAAGTGTACACAGCAAGGCTTGTAGTAACAATGATGAGGGAGAGCACTTTATCAGTAGGCCCCTGAGGAACCCGGCCTAGGCTAGACGATGTGTTAAGGGTAAGGTGATGAAACGAACAAGCTGCAGCGTCTAAGCACCAATGTGCTGCAAGAAACCATGAGGCCTAGCCCTTGATCCGGGGGCGAGGGAATGTTAATGTAACTCTGTCAGCACAGTAGGAACACCAGTCTTGGCGAGGATGCACACACTGAGACTAGTAGAGCGTAATGTACCCTGACAGGGACATTAATATTTGAACTTGACAGAGGTGCACCCACCACGTCACTCTGTTACCGAATGCTTTAAAAATGCCTTCTTAATCCTCAAACATGAAGGTTGTGTTTTCATTGACAAATGGCTTCGAAATCATGTTGAGTCATTCTGGTAGTGTAATAGGATTGGTTAACCATTTCCTGTTGCTATGCACACTTACTTGTAATGAAATAGCTACATTATAGAAGAGTGGCTAAAGTACATTTTCAATGGCAAAGTATGAATTGAATCTTCCCACCTGTCATAACAGCCTCTGGGTTGATATCTTAGGTAAGCTACTGTATTCTCCTGAGATCAATGGTTCCGTCCCCCCACTGTTTCATTTAGGGAATTGGACAACCTGCTGTCAACAGAGGTAGACGTTGAAGTACCAAGAACCACAGCGCGTCATCTTTGTACATGTGGCAGCGGAAGAGCGCTCCTCGTTCTTGGAATTTCATTATGTCAAAATggccctctcctctgttctcctcagtTCTCAACACTAGGTGGTGATGAGTTTACAGAATGTTACGTCCTACTGTGGAGCCACATGGACATCTTCATATTGCATCTACTGTGTCTTGCTTATCAGATCCCACTAGACTAACATCAAGAAGCTCAATTTAGTTCAGAATTTGATATCTCACAATACTAGCCTAAATGCTGTCACTTGTATATTGCTAAACAAGGAGGAGGTATTGCTCCTATCAAGCTAGGCTTTTGAGACATTTTGGTGGAAAGCTGAGCATATCAGTTGAGTGATAATGTTCTCTTTTCTGGGACCTGTTACTAAacaacagtggaggctggtgacttgaaaaTAATTAGGAGGATGTGAGACCCGCGCCTATACCGTGGAACGCACAGAGATGATAAAGTGTATTTTAAAAATCGTCAAagactaattattttaacctaaagcatttaataaagacatttaaagtacaatattatggggaatgggaatgagaCAGCTACTTACACCGTGTtggaaagggatcacagcagtgactgAATGaaggtatgaggcatgagttgaggtgttcagaggcttgaccagtgcaggacaggatttgactgggaagacaaaaactataagacaacacactacacagttagacaaaagagctaagaatgagttagtccaagcaaggagtataatcattgatgtgtaataatatgaatgtgtatgtgattgactctacatacagtaacgagagaaaattgataggggtactcacagtgcttggaggggaaatattcaatgtgccagtggatgagcggGCACATGAGACGAGGCTTCAGATCATGTCAGGAGAAAGTTGataatggtagtggagtggagtagtcatcacctcttagtcagggaacaggaggggacttagctggaaatacaaatagcagatacattccattacagctgcaccatcttaGGTTGGGACAACGAGTTTCTCTATGAActtaaactcagacatctcaaaaACTCATAAAGTCAAACACAGACTGCGCATCTCGCCCACTTGACACAACAAAGTGGCCCAAGAAACGTTCCTGAAAAAAgacctgatcatccacatacctgacgatAACGGACAACTGCAAGccgactggtggcaccataggtcccagagcggtgGGGCAATTTTTAATAGTTGATCAAACTGAAAAATAGTCTCGTTTTCATCCGATACGGCATGTCAGatttctaatgtttaggtgtcgcctaggctgctgcaacatttatgtcatgagtttttgcttgtgtatTTCCAGAGTGATTATGTGTtatctttgctaaataaataccagAGGAAAGTGGAAAGCCTACCTGAGCACACGCAAAATAAATGCGCCGCGTCAACCTCTCTCTTTAATATAACTTTAATGAATGAGGCGatggaagctatcaaatcattCTGAATTGTTTTCAACATCCCAGTAAAGCATCATAATGTGCAATTACCTCTGCAAGCTCCTTGTAGTTGGCCCTTGTTAACGGAGCTTTCCCTCTCGTCGTGTCCTCCTAAAAGCAAATTATTGCATGGCCCCCTTTGTTTTTTCATTTAGCTGAACGATTGATGTTGTAAAGGTCACTGCACCCCCTTCGACCAAGGCTCAGACTTTCCAAAAAGCAGGTAAGGCCAGCAATACAGGCGGCCTggtgaaaggctccctgttaaccagcaatACTTTTGATTGAAGTTAGTATTGAACGCCCTCATCTTTTAATCTGtcttcatgaaactgatctcaggcagCGGTCGACCCTCGCTTTTAATTCACACCTGAAATGTgttttctgcatttaacccaacccctctgaatcagaggggtGCAGGGAGCTGTCATCATCGACATCCACGGcgcctgggaacagtgggttaactgccttgctcaggggcagaacgacagatttttaccttctcagctcagggatttgatccagcaacctttcagtgactggcctaacgctctaaccactaggctacctgccaccccgtagcctagtggttagaagctttagctagcccagataggttcctaatctcccaacctcataactaaagctatcaatcaagttaaagTAGcaagcttgtctaactatcttagctggcatgccttcTGGCAAGgctggtagactttagaaaaacaACCAATAACTAAAtatactgaataagactcacattaaTTTCAATATTTTACCCagatttgaacagaaatgcagagaagcatatttagtttcttaaaaaaaataaccagtaagatacagacagctcaagaaggtatgcttagatatgcatacctgtagaattaagcataatcattatggctctagattgcatgtaatagctgtttcaggtgtttaaAAAATCCCAAATGCTCCAACTTCCGGATGGGGGGGGGCATAGCCCCACTCCGGACCAcccccagccatcctcacatacattgtgcccccccccccacacacagattTTTGGGGTTCACGATGTCCCTGGGCAGAACTGTTTTGTCTGTGATGTTCCATGGTTCTGGAACGTCATGATGCAGCAGTGGCCAGAGGCTCATTACTGCCTGTCAGAGTCTCATCGCTCACTAACTTCACAGCGACAAATGACATGACAAAGAGCTCCCACTGTTAAATGGATGAAAGATAGctcaatctgtctgtccctccaatGTAATGCAGAAAAGATACAAACACTCTCAGTTTCTTGGATTTCCAGAGGGAAGGGCTAGTAATTACGCAAcaattgatctctctctcttctccttctcactctctcgATCCCTTCTTCTGTgcagcacatgcacacacatgaaaACAGTTTCTCGTGACTGGCAGAAGCTAAAATCTTTCATGGAACTGTGTATGTCTGACATTATGCAATTTAGGTTTTACAAGGAGTTTGAAACATTTTCACTTTCAGTTTTTTATGGGGGCTAGATAACATATTCCATTATATGTATAGGCTATGCTATGTCAAGGCTATGCTATGTCAAGGCTATGCTATCGCTATGTCAAGCTGGCACCTCTTCAATACTTCAACTCAAGAGATCAGGGTTGGGGAAAGTACCATAAGGTACCGTTTATCATCAAAGAGGATTTTTCAATTCTTGAAATGGACTATCAATTCACTTACTtatttgaaatgaaatgtatttcaaatcaaatcaaactttatttgtcatatgcaacaagtgtagaccttactgtgaaatgcttacttacaagccattaaccaacagtgcagttcaagaagagttaagaatatATTTACCAAATGAACTAAAGTGAAATATAatcaaaagtaacacaataacataacaataatgaggctatatacagggggtaccggtactgagtaagtgtgcgggggtacaggttagaggtaatttgtgcatgtaggtaggggtgaagtgactatgcatagacgataaacagcgagtagcagcagtgtacaaaacaaatggatggggggggtcaatgtaatagtccggtggccatttgatgaattgttcagcagtcttatggcgtggggtagaagctgttaaggagacttttggtcctagacttggcgctctggtaccattTGCCATGCCATGCGGTAGAAGAGAAAACAgtcaatgacttgggtgactggagtctctgacttttttatgggcttttctctgacaccgcctattatataggtcctggactgcaggaagcttggccccagtgatgtactgggccgtacgcactaccctctgtagcgccttatggtcagatgccgagcagttgccataacaggtggtgatgcaaccgaccatgccaaatcttttcagtctcctgagggggaaaaggttttgttgtgcgctcttcacgactgtcttggtgtgtttggaccatgatagatcgttggtgatgtggacaccaaggaacttgaaactctcgacccgctccactacagcccagttgatgttaatgggggcctgttcggcccacattttcctgtagtccacgatgagctcctttgtcttgctcacattgagggagaggttgatgtcctggcaccacactgccagttctctgacctcctccctataggctgtctcatcattgtcggtgatcaggcctaccactgctgtgtcgtcagcaaacttaatgatggtgttggagtcgtgatttgcaacacagtcgtgggtgaacagggagtacaggaggggactaagtacacacccctgaggggcctcagtgttgagtatcagcgtggcagacgtgttgttgcctacccttaccgcctgggggcggcccgtcaggaagtccaggatccagttgcagagggaggtgtttagtcccagggtccttgggcactatggtgttgaacgctgagctgtagtcaatgaacagcattctcacataggtatttgttttgtccaggtgggaaagggcagtgtggagtgcgtttgagattgcgttatctgtggatctgttgggcggcatgcaaattggagtgggtctagggtatcagggaggatgctgttgatgtgagccatgaccagcctttcaaagcacttcatcactgccgacgtgagtgctacggggcggtaaacattttggcaggttacctttgcttccttgggcacagggactatggtggtctgcttgaaacatgaggtattacagactcagtcagggagaggttgaaaatgtcagtgaagacacttgccagttggtccgcgcatgctttgagtacacgtcttgGTTATCTATCTGGCCCCAATCTTAATCGTGTATTGACGCTTtccttgtttgatggtttgtctgagggcatagccgGATTTCTTATatgcgtccggattagtgtcccgctccttgaaagcggcagctctagcctttagcttgatgcggatgttgcctgtaatccatggcctctggttggggtatgtacgtacggtcactgtggggacgacgtcgtcgatgcacttattgatgaaaccgatgactgaggtggtatactcctcaaggccattggatgaatcccggaagatattccagtctgtgctagcaaaacagtcctgtagcgtagcatccgaggcatctgaccacttccgtattgagcgagtcactggtacttcctgctttagttttttcttgtaagcaggaatcaggacgatagaattatggtcggatttgccaaatggaggccgggggagagctttgtatgcatctctgtgtgtggagtaaaggtggtccagagtttttttccctctggtggcacatgtgacatgctggtaaagatttggtaaaactgatttagtttgcctgcattaaagtccccggccactaggagtgctgcttctggctgagcattttcttgtttgcttatggccttatagagttggttgagtgcactCTTAGTCCCATCATCGGTCTGTgctggtaaatagacggctatgaataatatagatgagaactctcttggtagatagtgggtctacaacttatcatatggtactctacctcagacgagcaatacctcgagacttctttataATTAGACATCgctcaccagctgttattgacaaaaagacacacacccccacccctcgtcttaccagacgtagcttctctgttctgccagtGCATTGAAAATCCCACCAGCTCAACATTGTccgtgtcgttgttcagccacgacttggtgaaacataggatattacagttcttaatgtcccgttggtaggataatcgtaatcctaggtcatccattttattttccaatgattgcatgttagcaagtagaattTATGGCAATGGgagtttactcactcgcctacagATTCTCAGAACAATCTGCGTCCTCTTTTcctccatcttttcttcacgcaaatgacagggatttgggcctgttcccgggagagcagtatatctttctcgtctgactcgttaaaggaaaaagcttctaccagtccgtggtgagtaatcccagttctgatgtccagaagttattttcggtcataagagacggtagcagcaacattatgtacaaaataagtaaaaaaataagttacaaacaacacaaaaaaatgaacaaaatagcacaattgattACGGGCATGTAAAACATCAGCCATACTCTTCGGCGCCATTTCTGAGATATCTCTTGTTGAAACTGAACAAATTGTGGTACAGCAGGCTGCTCCAAAGCAAGAGAGCTATTAACTAGTGTTGAGCTATGATGACAAGCCTTTTGTCTTCTGTATTTAAATTAGTCACTAACCAGGAGTGACATGACCTCCATTCCCCTGCTGGGAGGGATTCTAGACCCTCGTTTATGTAGCTCTATTTTAGAACAACTTATTTCCTTCTTGAATGATTTTCATGACAAATCTACTAAAAAACCCTTGCTGGTCTCAACACAATATCCTCATTGGCCAGATAACAATTGTCCTTAATAATTCCATTACTTAAATGAACTTCAAAATCGTCTCATGTCCTAGCTGTAGGCTACTTGTTTTAATGGCTCTAACATGCTCTCAGGTTCCAGCTTGTAGAGATTATCTAAAACATGTTTCCCAGCATTCTAATATGAGTTGAAGAAAATGTGAATACAAGTTATAAGGTGAAACATCGGAAACCAAACTTCTTAGGAGTGATTAATTTATTGAAAATCCTTTGAAATCAACATCGGAAGACACACTCAATCAGGCGGGGGCACACACTCAATGAAAGTCGAAACTTGAGAGAGTTTTACAAGATCAAGTCAGAAAATGACTTTGTTAGCAAAGGCATAATGGAGATTATGAGCCCCGGCTCTCATATCTGAAACTGTGCTGAGTGGAGGCTACAACTGACTCGAAAACATCTCAGACATTACACTGGAGCGGAGACTGGCTGATTTCTCACTGTCACCCCTGAGGACACTGTTGATCCAAGGCATGTAGGCAGAGAGCTTCATGTAGACAGCGTATTTCCTCACGGCACAGGACTTATCGAAGGACAGGATCCCTGCAGCATACACTCTGCCGTCTTTGGGGTCCTGGACTGCCAGGGCACCGCCTGCATCCCCAAAGCACACATTCTCCTGGTACTTGCTGGCTCCAGTACAGAACATGTTGTCGTCTATGGTTGGAGTGCTGCCACCGCGGTTGTACTCTGCCTTACAGAAGCTATGCTGTATCACAGGCAATACCAGGTGTTTCAGTGACTCAGCGGGGGTGAAGTGGACCCCCCAACCCCAGCCTGTGATGATGCCTTTCTTCTGGGCTGCCTCAGCCAGGTCCTCACCCCTCTCAGGCAGAGGGATGGGCATCACAGCCTCGCTCAGGGTGAATGGCTCCTTCAGCTGAATCAGAGCCAGGTCGTTGTCCCAGTCTGACACGCTCTGGAAGCCTGGGTGCAGAACCACCTAGAAGGGGAAGGGAATAATTCATAGGACCTCTTTTTGATGATCTACTGTATTTGTGCTCTAACTACCTGTAAGACTGCAAATGATGATGTAGGTGAGAGAGCCCAGTGCAGTTCTGCTTGCTGAAAATACTGAATTGTCTGTATATTGTTTGAAAGAGATGGTAATGGGCATACTAGCTCACCTTTTCTACAGCAACTTCTTTGGAGTCATTGGCTTGGGAGTATCGCGTGATGCCTAGGTACACCTTGGGGATGATTGGTTCTTTCCCCTGGGTGTCCTTCCTACTCTTCCTGACAAACAAGTTCCTGCCAGCGGTCAGGACCCAACGGTCAGAGATTAGAGCTCCTCCAGCGAAGCCCCCGTTCATGACGTTTTTACTCAAATAGACCATGGCCTGCCAGGGGACATGAGGGGCCAGGGTGCCCCCAACCATACGCCTGAAGCGCAGGTCTGGGCaagaaacacaacaacattatTTCTATACAATCTCTATGTGGTTAAAACATCCCCAACTCAGCACCACCTAGCACTTACTGCTGTGCAACTCAAACACAACCATAAAAGATTATTGCAGAAAAATGAAATGTGCCTCAATACAATTCCAGCCTTGGTTTTAGTTTGACTTTGAGTTTGCTAAAATCAACACTATTCACTTGAATACACATAGCATTTGGTAATAGCTTTCTGGAACCTTTTAGCTTTGACCTGACAAAAGTTCAGTAAATTCATTAATCATCTACtattatctaaaaaaaaaaaagtgttgtcATGACTTGAGCCAGACAAGGCTAGCTTTCACAGAATTACCTTGGAGGTCACAATACGCAGAAACCTAGATGAGGATGGAATTAGTGTCATTTCTCTTCTCAAACATTTTCCTGAAACGTTTGATGAGAGGTGGATTTTTTGAGGAATTTTACTTTTCAAGGCTTTCATGCTCTGTAGATTTTCCTAATGACATATTTTACCATCCAGCTTGGAGGAAGCTGAGACTGAggatctctccttcctttcctccctgcTTGCCTTCTCTTTGATCCCTGTCATCTCATGTGTGTCGCTGCTGAATCGATTTTTAAGATAATCGGGATAATAGCTGTGAGCCGTGAGACTTAACAAGGTTCTCACTTGAAAGTGATGGTGACATCCTCATTTTGGCCACAGCTACTGTATTCTCCAACAGGCTGAATAGGAAAGCTTGTGTCTGCTCAGCTCAGAGTTGCATAAGGGGAGTCATAGTGAAGATTGGCTTCAGAACATCCGATGAGAGTGACAGTGTAATTGAAATGTGAGTGATATCCTTACACGAACCAGTCACAATGGGCCAGCAAATATAATATGTTTCGGAAATAGACAAATTGCACGTGTGAAAACACACGTGTAATGTGTAAGTCCAATATTTTTGGGGCGATATTCTGCATCAATGGTGTCACTAACACCCACCTTAACATAGACATGGGATAAGAAAGGTTGTCAATGCGCCTTGATCTTTAAAATGTACATGTTTTTGTTTGAAAACGTTTCATCCCTCTCACTTTGTTGACATTTCAATCTAAATCAGAAAAAGTAAGCCCGTATTGGCATAAGGCAGGGAGTTGGTTATGTGTCAGTTAGACAGATAGCTACCTGAATTGTCTGACATCTTATCAATTAATTtgtttttgattttgattttgattttgattttgaccTGTGCCAGACAGACACAGGAGGCCGCGAGGAGCACTGCTAGGGATGACCTGTGGACAGAAGGAACACATAagtacagtgtacacacacacagagccaactGACAGACAGCGCCCAAACACTCACTAGTACCACAACTAACGGTTCCTTTACTTAGGAAGTCTCTGGGCTTGCTTGTTAACCTATATTTAGAAAAGGTCTCTAGCTAGAGCAATTTGAATGTTTTTTGAAAGATTTAAgtagctgtgtttccctgccaTTTTACAAAGATCCATTGTCCAAAGACATTTCAGAGATTCATTTGGATTGGTACTGCAATGACAACAATTGCCAGGCAACTAGGGTTTTGTTGAGGAAAGAATATGAAAAGTATAACATACCACATTTTGATGGAAATATCTGTTTATCAGTTTGTATGTTGAGCTGTGTCTCCTCTGTAAAGACGATGTACTCTGTGAGAAGTTATAGGACCAAGGCCTTATATCTGCTGAGGAGAGAACTCACCCCCTGTCTGCCCACCGCTGGGAATTTTGCTGGACACAGCTTCAGTTCTGATTCCCGAAAATCGGAGAGATTGCAAAATCTCTGTTCATGCCAACCCATTATTGGAATCGTGtccaaaccctaaccctggccccatCTGGAGCTCAGCCACAGCCAACTAGTATCAGAGAAGACCATCTGAGGGATAAATCATTTCATAGGGTATGAATTATGAAATCAGAACAGGACACAGCACATCTATAATTTGTGTGTCAATTTGGTTTATTGAAAGTAAATGAGGTGCATATAAATGCCGCATCAGAGtgtgttatttaaaaaatgtgataccgtcatagttgttgttgtttgttgttgactCACATTTGCTGTTTACGACTCACATTGGTAACACTGTACTTGACATCCAGCGTCATAAAACATTATGAcacagtcataaccatgtcataatatgttataacagctgacataacttgtcatagcctgttataatatggtcataacactgttatGACACATATTtggacctgttgtgacatatattgagttattttatggctggttataacacctacataagagtgtcaaaactcacaaaacctaccacacaaggcaaaacattccattacaccatagcctacatgtcaacagtatgtttatgttatataCAAATGTTTGAAATTGACCATATTCAATTATTGTAGTTGctcacacattgatgtcagacattttttttataaacaaaaaaatgtatttcacctttatttaaccaggtaggccagttgagaacaggttctcatttacaacagcgacctggccaagataaagcaaagcagtgcaacaaaaaacaacaacacagagttacacgtgtgATAAGCAGAAGtacacaataacacaatagaaaaagtctatatacaatgtgtgcaaatggagtaaggaggtaaggcaataaataggcaatagtagcgaagtaactacaatttagcaaattaacactggagtgatagatgtgcagatgatgatgtgcaagtagaaatactggtgtgcaaaagaacaaaaaagtaaataaaacaatatggggatgaggtaggtagttggatgggctatttacagatgggctatgtacagctgcaatgatcggtaagctgctcagatagctgatgcttgaagttagtcaGGGAGATATaccgttgaagtcggaggtttacatacaccttacccaaatacatttaaactcagtttttcacaattcctgacatttaattctagtaaaagttccctgtcttaggtcagttaggatcaccactttattttaagactgtgaaatgtcagaaagatAGTAGGGAGAataatttctttcagcttttattactttcatcgcattcccagtgggtcagaagtttgcatacactcaattagtatttggtagcattgcctttaaattgtttaacttgggtcaaaggttttgggtagccttcctcaagcttcccacaatatgtgggtgaattttggcccattcctcctgacagagctggtgtaactgaatcagatttgtaggcctccttgctcacacacgctttttcagttctgcccacagattttctatcggattgaggtcagggctttgtgatcgccactccaatacattaactttgttgtccttaagccattttgccacaacattggaagtatgtttggggtcattgtccatttggaagacccatttgagaccaagctttaacttcctgactgatgtcttgagatgttgcttcaatatgtccacataattttcctacctcatgatgccatctattttgtgaagtgcaccagtccctcctgcagcaaagcacccccacaacatgatgctgccacccccgtgcttcacggttgggatggtgttcttcggcttgcaagcctcccactttttcctccaaacataacgatggtcattatggccaacagttctatttttgtttcatcagatcagaggacatttctccaaaaagtatgatctttgtccccatgtgcagttgcaaactgtagtctggctttttttatggtggttttggagcagtggcttcttccttgctgagcggccttcctTTCTGAGTGgccttatgttgatataggactcgttttactgtggatatagatacttttgtacctgtttcctccaccatcttcacaaggtcctttgctgttgttctgggattgatttgcactttttacaCCAAAGTAAATCTCTAGGAGATTTTCACCAAAGttgatttgtcacgtgcgctgaatacagcaggtgtagaccttacagtgaaatgcttacttacaggctctaaccaatagtgcataaaaggtattaggtgagcaacaggtaagtaaagaaataaaacaacagtaaaaagacaggctatatacagtagcgaggctataaaagtagcgaggctacatacagacaccggttagtcaggctgattgaggtagtatgtacatgtagatatggttaaagtgactatgcatatatgatgaacagagagtagcagtaacgtaaaagaggggttggcgggtggtgggtggcgggacccaatgcagatagtccgggtagccatttgattacctgttcaggagtcttatggcttgggggtaaaaact
This genomic stretch from Salmo salar chromosome ssa26, Ssal_v3.1, whole genome shotgun sequence harbors:
- the hp gene encoding haptoglobin, which produces MWSSLAVLLAASCVCLAQVKIKIKIKIKNKLIDKMSDNSDLRFRRMVGGTLAPHVPWQAMVYLSKNVMNGGFAGGALISDRWVLTAGRNLFVRKSRKDTQGKEPIIPKVYLGITRYSQANDSKEVAVEKVVLHPGFQSVSDWDNDLALIQLKEPFTLSEAVMPIPLPERGEDLAEAAQKKGIITGWGWGVHFTPAESLKHLVLPVIQHSFCKAEYNRGGSTPTIDDNMFCTGASKYQENVCFGDAGGALAVQDPKDGRVYAAGILSFDKSCAVRKYAVYMKLSAYMPWINSVLRGDSEKSASLRSSVMSEMFSSQL